The genomic interval CGTCGGACCCGTGAGCCTCGCCCGTCTGCTCGGTGTTGCCGCTGTGCTGGCCTTACTGGCGGGATGCAGCAGCCTGCCCCCGGCGCCCTCGGATGGCCCGGGCGGGGTCATCGAGGACCCGGCATCAATCCCGGATGCCGTGCCCCGGGATGCCCCCCGAAGCCGTTATGGCAACCCGCCTTCCTACGAAGTGTTCGGGCAGACTTACCATGTCATGGATAGCGCCGATGGCCATGTGGAACGCGGCATCGCTTCCTGGTACGGCAGCAAGTTCCACGGTCGGCGCACCTCCAGCGGTGAGACCTATGACATGTACGCCATGACGGCGGCACACAAGCACCTGCCATTGCCCACCTGGGTGGAAGTGCGCCATCTCGAGAACAACCGCCGCATTGTCGTCAAGGTGAACGACCGCGGCCCGTTTGTAGACAACCGCATCATCGACCTTTCGTATGCCGCCGCAGCCCGTTTGGGCATGATGGAGGCGGGCATAGCGCCCGTCGAGATCCGAACGGTCACCCCGGCCGACATGGCACCCGAAGTCCGGGAAGCGGGCCTGGCGGGCCCCTCCGGCGAGGCCCGGTCTGCCGCGACGAATGTCCAGTACTGGCTGCAGCTGGCCGCTTTCGGTGAGTCGACCAACGCTCAACGTTTCGTCCAGCGGCTCAGTGCGGCGGGCATCGACTACCCCGCCCGGGTTGAGGCAGAGGATGACCGGCTGTATCGAGTCCGCCTGGGTCCGCTCCATAACCTTGAAGCGGTGGATGCGGCGACCGGTGCGCTCGAGGCTGCCCAATTTGATACCGGACATGTCATTATTTCCGAACCCTGACTCACAATCCGACGAGACCCATTAGCATGCTGAGAGCCTTCGCCCTATCCGTCGCCATTCTTCTGGGCATGCCCTTCGGTGCAGCGGCTCAGACGCCACCCATGCCGATCCCGGACGCGCCCAGCGTTGGTGCATCCAATTACATCCTGATGGACTTCCATACCGGCGAGATACTCGCGGACAAGGCCAGCGACGAACCGCGGGATCCGGCAAGCCTTACCAAGATCATGACCGCGTTCGTGGTTTTCAGCGAAATCGAAGCCGGTCACATCAGCCTGGCCGACGAGGTGCTGGTGAGCGAGAGGGCCTGGCGGGCTCCCGGTTCGCGAATGTTCATCGAAGTGGACACTCGGGTCACGGTGGACGACCTGCTGCACGGCATGATCATTCAATCCGGCAATGACGCCAGCGTGGCTCTGGCCGAGCATGTGGCTGGCACCGAAGAAGCGTTTGCCGCCCTAATGAATCAATACGCCGCCGAGCTGGGCCTGCGGAACACTCAGTACACCAACGCTGCTGGCCTCCCGCACGCGGACCACTACTCCAGCGCCGCCGACACGGCGAGATTGGTCCAGGCGCTCATCGACCGCTTCCCGTCATTCTATGGCTACTATTCCCAGCGATCCTTCACCTGGAATGACATTCAGCAGCCCAACCGCAATCGGATGCTCTGGCAGGACCCCAGCGTCGATGGGGTCAAAACCGGTTATACAAAAGCGGCGGGCTATTGCCTCGCCACCTCTGCCGAGCGTGACGGGATGCGGCTGATCTCGGTGATTCTCGGTGCGGACTCGCCCAACGCGCGCATCGATCAGACCACCGCGCTGCTGAATTATGGCTATCGGTTCTTTGAAACCCACCAGCTCTACGCAGCGGATGAGGCCATCGAGACAGCCCGTATCTGGCGGGGCGGGCAGGACACGGTCCCGCTGGGTCTGGCCCGCGACCTGAGGGTCACCGTGCCGGTTCGCGCATTCGATCGCCTCGAAGCCAACCTGTCGGTGGCGAACCCCATGGAAGCTCCGCTGGAGGCCGGCACCCCCCTGGGTGAACTGACGGTCACGCTGGACGACGAGGTGATTGCCACCGAGGCCATCATCGCCCTGGAAACCGTTGAAGAAGCGGGTTTCGTCGGCAGGCTCATCGATGGAATCCGACTGAGGATGCAGTGAACGAGCAGCCACCGGGCCTGACCTTTCCCTGCGAGTTTCCCGTCAAAGCGATGGGGCCGGACGACGGTCAACTGCCGGGTGTGGTCTGGAACATCGTCACCCGCCACGCGCCGGAGACACCGGACAGGGCGATTCGCACCAACAGCAGCCGTCGCGGGCGTTTTCTGTCGGTCACCATCACCATCACTGCCCATAGCCGTGAGCAGCTCGAAGCCATTTACGCCGAGCTCAACGCCCACAAGGGCGTTCTCGCCACGCTGTGACCCCGGCGATTCGAATCCATGAGTGCGGCCAGGCCGACTATGAGGCGGTCTGGCAAGCCATGCGCCGCTTCACCGACACCCGAACCACCGACACCGCCGACGAAATCTGGCGGGTGGAGCATCCGGCGGTGTTCACCCTCGGTCAGGCCGGTCGGGATGAACATGTCATTAACCCCGGCGGCATTCCGCTGGTGCGTACCGATCGCGGTGGTCAGGTCACCTATCATGGGCCGGGGCAGGTCGTCCTTTACCCGCTGCTGGATCTGCGCCGATATGGCCTGGGTGTCCGGCAGCTGGTGACGCTGCTGGAGACTCTGGTGGTGGACTGGCTGGCGGAATTCGGAGTAGAGGCGAAGCCACGGGCGGACGCCCCCGGTGTCTACGTCGGGGAGGCCAAGATTGCCGCGCTCGGGTTACGTATCCGGCGGGGCTGCAGCTATCACGGTCTGGCCGTGAATATCGCCATGGATCTCGAGCCCTACCAACGCATCAACCCCTGCGGCCATGCCGGCATGCCGGTCATTGACCTTGCTGGCTTGGGAGTCGATTGCTCGCCGGATCAGGCGGCCCGGCAACTCACCGAGGGGCTCGTTCAGCGTCTGCGCGGCGTCTGACCACCTCATCGACCTCCGCCAGGCGCTCCGGTGTTCCCACGTCAAACCATTCGCCCCGGTGGTGGCTGCCGGCGAGCTCTCCCCGATCCGCCGCCGCCCGTAACAGAGGGCCCAGCGACGCGACCGCCTCGGAGCAGCCGTCAAACAAGCCGGGGCTGAAGCTGGCGATACCGGCGTAGGTCAATCCCGGCTGCCCTCTCCGGTTGGCCACTCGGGAACCACGCAGAGAGAAATCCCCGTCCGGGTTGTGAGGGGGGTTGTCCACCAGCACCAGATGCCCCAGCCCCGGGGGGCGGCGTGGCAGGGAAGCGAGCTCGAAGTCCGTCCAGACGTCCCCGTTAATGACCCAGAACGGCCCATGCCGCAACCAGGGAAGCGCGCGCACGATACCGCCCGCCGTCTCCAGCCCCTCGCCACCCTCATCCGAAATCACCACCCGCAACCCCCAGGCAGAACCATCCCCCAGATAGGACCGGAGCTGATCCCCCAGCCAGGCCACATTCACCACCACCGTGCCGCAGCCGGCCCGGGCCAGGCCCTCCAGGTGACGGGCAATCAACGGCTGTCCGGCCACTTCCAGGAGGGGCTTCGGGCAGCGGTCCGTCAGTGGCCGCATGCGTCTGCCGCGACCCGCCGCCAGAATCATGGCATTCATGACGACTCACCCGGTGCGGGCAGCGACCGAATCAGATCATGCAGGTCCGCCAGCGCTGCATGGGGCGAGAGCTCACGATCCAGATAGGCGACGAAGCGGGATG from Spiribacter sp. 2438 carries:
- a CDS encoding YbeD family protein, producing the protein MNEQPPGLTFPCEFPVKAMGPDDGQLPGVVWNIVTRHAPETPDRAIRTNSSRRGRFLSVTITITAHSREQLEAIYAELNAHKGVLATL
- the lipB gene encoding lipoyl(octanoyl) transferase LipB, with amino-acid sequence MRRFTDTRTTDTADEIWRVEHPAVFTLGQAGRDEHVINPGGIPLVRTDRGGQVTYHGPGQVVLYPLLDLRRYGLGVRQLVTLLETLVVDWLAEFGVEAKPRADAPGVYVGEAKIAALGLRIRRGCSYHGLAVNIAMDLEPYQRINPCGHAGMPVIDLAGLGVDCSPDQAARQLTEGLVQRLRGV
- the murU gene encoding N-acetylmuramate alpha-1-phosphate uridylyltransferase MurU, with product MNAMILAAGRGRRMRPLTDRCPKPLLEVAGQPLIARHLEGLARAGCGTVVVNVAWLGDQLRSYLGDGSAWGLRVVISDEGGEGLETAGGIVRALPWLRHGPFWVINGDVWTDFELASLPRRPPGLGHLVLVDNPPHNPDGDFSLRGSRVANRRGQPGLTYAGIASFSPGLFDGCSEAVASLGPLLRAAADRGELAGSHHRGEWFDVGTPERLAEVDEVVRRRADAERAPR
- a CDS encoding D-alanyl-D-alanine carboxypeptidase family protein, producing the protein MLRAFALSVAILLGMPFGAAAQTPPMPIPDAPSVGASNYILMDFHTGEILADKASDEPRDPASLTKIMTAFVVFSEIEAGHISLADEVLVSERAWRAPGSRMFIEVDTRVTVDDLLHGMIIQSGNDASVALAEHVAGTEEAFAALMNQYAAELGLRNTQYTNAAGLPHADHYSSAADTARLVQALIDRFPSFYGYYSQRSFTWNDIQQPNRNRMLWQDPSVDGVKTGYTKAAGYCLATSAERDGMRLISVILGADSPNARIDQTTALLNYGYRFFETHQLYAADEAIETARIWRGGQDTVPLGLARDLRVTVPVRAFDRLEANLSVANPMEAPLEAGTPLGELTVTLDDEVIATEAIIALETVEEAGFVGRLIDGIRLRMQ
- a CDS encoding septal ring lytic transglycosylase RlpA family protein, with amino-acid sequence MSLARLLGVAAVLALLAGCSSLPPAPSDGPGGVIEDPASIPDAVPRDAPRSRYGNPPSYEVFGQTYHVMDSADGHVERGIASWYGSKFHGRRTSSGETYDMYAMTAAHKHLPLPTWVEVRHLENNRRIVVKVNDRGPFVDNRIIDLSYAAAARLGMMEAGIAPVEIRTVTPADMAPEVREAGLAGPSGEARSAATNVQYWLQLAAFGESTNAQRFVQRLSAAGIDYPARVEAEDDRLYRVRLGPLHNLEAVDAATGALEAAQFDTGHVIISEP